From one Pseudomonas sp. MYb118 genomic stretch:
- a CDS encoding PIG-L deacetylase family protein, giving the protein MKPVSLIDSGLSAQIWNSAPQLDNVPVINTQTLVPPGARAVVIAPHPGDEVVTCGGLLQLLSTLGHPLQLISITDGSASHPGSQQWSEKRLSVFRPQESVEALRRLGLPMHSLKWLRGGFTDNALGERERPMSEFIARYLRPGDVVFSTWREDGNIDHEAVGRAAAHAAALVGAAFNEVPVWAWHWPTRDSGLFPWHRARKLRLDTWTVARKSHATHAYASQLDGEPAVGLPPLLPPVLLERMRLPYEIVFV; this is encoded by the coding sequence ATGAAACCTGTATCGCTCATCGACAGTGGTCTGTCAGCCCAGATCTGGAACAGTGCACCTCAACTGGATAACGTTCCGGTCATCAATACCCAGACCCTCGTCCCGCCCGGCGCCCGCGCCGTGGTGATCGCCCCGCACCCTGGCGACGAAGTCGTGACCTGTGGCGGCCTCCTGCAATTGCTCAGCACCCTGGGCCACCCCTTGCAACTGATCTCGATCACCGACGGCAGCGCCAGCCATCCGGGCTCGCAACAATGGTCGGAAAAACGCCTGAGCGTGTTCCGCCCCCAGGAAAGCGTCGAGGCCCTGCGCCGCCTCGGTCTGCCCATGCACAGCCTGAAATGGCTGCGGGGTGGTTTCACCGACAACGCGCTGGGCGAACGCGAACGCCCGATGAGTGAGTTCATCGCGCGCTACCTGCGCCCCGGTGACGTGGTGTTCAGCACCTGGCGCGAGGACGGCAACATCGACCATGAAGCCGTCGGCCGCGCCGCCGCCCATGCGGCAGCCCTGGTCGGTGCGGCATTCAACGAGGTGCCGGTCTGGGCCTGGCACTGGCCAACGCGCGACAGCGGCCTGTTCCCCTGGCACCGGGCGCGCAAGCTGCGGCTCGACACCTGGACGGTGGCGCGCAAGAGCCACGCCACCCACGCCTATGCCAGCCAGCTCGATGGCGAGCCCGCGGTGGGTCTGCCGCCGTTGCTGCCGCCGGTGTTGCTGGAGCGGATGCGCTTGCCCTATGAAATCGTTTTTGTCTGA
- a CDS encoding glycosyltransferase family 2 protein encodes MIGILIPAHNEEDLLEDCLRAALRAAQHEALGGEAVEVLVVLDSCTDRSSAIVGSYPVHGLEIQARNVGQARALGAHFLLDRGVRWISCTDADSRVAQDWLVAQLALDADAVCGTVTVAQWDAAFSESAQIRYHQHYQYREGHRHIHGANLGVSAEAYRRAGGFEPLACDEDVQLVRQLERCGATIAWSQRPQVLTSARLDSRARGGFGDYLRDLSQVG; translated from the coding sequence ATGATCGGCATCCTGATCCCGGCACACAACGAAGAGGATTTGCTCGAAGACTGCTTGCGCGCGGCCCTTCGCGCCGCGCAACACGAAGCGCTTGGTGGTGAAGCGGTCGAGGTGCTGGTGGTGCTCGACAGTTGCACCGATCGCTCGTCGGCCATTGTCGGCAGCTACCCGGTGCACGGCCTGGAAATCCAGGCGCGCAATGTCGGCCAGGCCCGAGCGCTCGGCGCGCATTTCCTGCTGGATCGCGGCGTGCGCTGGATCTCCTGCACCGATGCCGACAGTCGTGTCGCCCAGGACTGGCTGGTTGCCCAACTGGCCCTGGATGCCGACGCGGTGTGCGGTACGGTCACCGTGGCGCAGTGGGATGCCGCGTTCAGTGAATCAGCGCAAATTCGCTATCACCAGCATTACCAGTACCGCGAGGGCCACCGGCATATCCACGGCGCGAACCTGGGCGTCAGCGCCGAGGCCTACCGGCGCGCCGGCGGTTTCGAGCCGCTGGCGTGCGATGAAGACGTGCAACTGGTGCGGCAACTGGAGCGCTGCGGCGCGACAATCGCCTGGAGCCAGCGCCCCCAGGTGCTGACCAGTGCACGCCTGGACAGCCGGGCCAGGGGCGGCTTTGGCGACTACCTGCGCGACTTGTCGCAGGTCGGATAA
- a CDS encoding autotransporter outer membrane beta-barrel domain-containing protein, whose protein sequence is MTHSTLRPARRYPACALTFLLCIGGSQTAAAACTLVPTAGNDSFTCDSASSGSLTDTQGNNTLTFPANGTGSINGNVTFGAGADTVIMNSGFISGFLNVGDGTNTVTIAGGTVTGTVIQGSGVDSFIMNGGTIGALSQGDSHDKFLMTAGTIIGAFEDGDEAKMTGGAIGRVDMKLDDNIFELLGGTILGNLVTGFGRDTIIVAGGRIGGNLSVSGGNDIITVTGGEIVGEVRASIGDDILTWNGGGIIRSAILMDLGNDRVTLRNLTDSILAITPNVDGGAGNDRLTFDQTTSSGAGRYTNWETVNLTNTSRFDLQNDVFRLGDSNIGTGVFNVDGSSTLTSVQGGISPLNAALLATLNNSGTIDLASGNSRTDDSLTVLGNYAGSGGKLLLQSALGDDASPSDKLVVNNGTLTGNTLITVSNEGGAGALTQQNGIQVVQALGSAVSENGAFALQAPVSAGAYSYNLYKGGITPGSENSWYLRSSVVAPPVVAVPDADPSLPPTLEPVVPIPVVAAVAGVVPELPAVQPGAAPIPTFRPEVPVWSAMPPVAAQMTLNALGTFHDRQGKQQLLKGSDSLSAGWGRVYGKNFDQTWAGTVNPKVDGSLYGFQVGTVLHSSQWDSGQIQQTGFFVGHSRLRGDVDGFNGGFEGKHAGKVDLRGDSVGLSWTLTDTQGAYLDTVAMYTRLDGDNESDRGLKIDNDGHVATLSAEVGYPIALGANWQAEPQAQVIYQKVDLDSQDDGISRVSFDSDSAWTGRIGGRLKGRYQVMGKPVEPYVRANVWHTASAEDTVTFAGTDKITTEQRSSSLDLGIGVVLSLSPDIAVYASTDYSSNIDSNQLRGTQANLGVRVSW, encoded by the coding sequence ATGACCCATTCGACGCTGCGGCCTGCGCGCCGCTATCCTGCCTGCGCCCTCACTTTCCTGCTGTGTATCGGCGGTTCCCAGACCGCAGCGGCTGCCTGCACCCTAGTGCCCACGGCCGGCAACGACAGCTTCACCTGCGACAGCGCCAGCAGCGGTTCGCTGACCGACACCCAGGGCAACAACACCCTGACCTTCCCCGCCAACGGCACCGGTTCGATCAATGGCAACGTGACCTTCGGCGCAGGTGCCGACACGGTGATCATGAATTCGGGTTTCATCAGCGGCTTTCTCAATGTCGGTGACGGCACCAACACCGTCACCATCGCCGGCGGCACAGTGACCGGAACGGTCATCCAGGGCAGTGGCGTGGACAGTTTCATCATGAACGGCGGGACGATCGGCGCTTTATCGCAAGGCGACAGCCACGACAAATTCCTGATGACCGCCGGCACCATCATTGGCGCCTTCGAGGATGGCGACGAGGCGAAAATGACCGGCGGCGCCATCGGCCGGGTCGACATGAAACTCGACGACAATATTTTCGAGCTGCTGGGCGGCACCATCCTCGGCAACCTGGTCACCGGTTTCGGCCGGGACACCATCATCGTTGCCGGCGGCAGGATCGGCGGTAACCTCAGCGTCAGCGGTGGCAACGACATCATCACCGTCACCGGCGGTGAGATCGTTGGCGAAGTGCGCGCCAGTATCGGCGATGACATCCTGACCTGGAACGGTGGCGGCATCATCCGCTCAGCCATCCTGATGGACCTGGGCAACGACCGCGTCACCCTGCGCAACCTCACCGACAGCATCCTGGCCATTACACCGAACGTCGATGGCGGTGCCGGCAACGACCGCCTGACGTTCGACCAGACCACCTCCTCCGGCGCCGGCCGTTACACCAACTGGGAAACCGTCAACCTGACCAATACCTCGCGTTTCGACCTGCAGAATGACGTGTTCCGCCTGGGAGACAGCAACATCGGCACCGGTGTTTTCAACGTCGACGGCAGCAGCACGCTGACCTCCGTCCAGGGTGGCATCTCACCGCTCAACGCCGCGCTGCTGGCCACCCTCAACAACAGCGGGACCATTGACCTGGCCAGTGGCAACAGCCGCACCGACGACAGCCTCACCGTTCTGGGCAACTACGCGGGCAGCGGCGGCAAGTTGTTGCTGCAAAGCGCGCTGGGTGACGACGCCTCCCCCAGCGACAAACTGGTCGTGAACAACGGCACCCTGACCGGCAACACGCTGATTACCGTCAGCAACGAAGGTGGCGCGGGCGCCCTGACCCAGCAGAACGGCATTCAGGTCGTGCAGGCCCTGGGCAGCGCCGTCAGCGAAAACGGCGCGTTCGCCCTCCAGGCCCCGGTCTCGGCCGGTGCCTACAGCTACAACCTGTACAAGGGCGGCATCACGCCAGGCAGCGAAAACAGTTGGTACCTGCGCTCGTCGGTGGTCGCGCCGCCCGTCGTCGCCGTGCCTGACGCGGACCCGAGCCTGCCGCCGACCCTCGAACCGGTGGTGCCGATCCCGGTGGTGGCCGCGGTGGCAGGCGTGGTTCCGGAGTTGCCAGCGGTGCAACCGGGTGCCGCGCCGATCCCCACGTTCAGGCCGGAAGTCCCGGTCTGGTCGGCCATGCCGCCCGTTGCCGCACAAATGACCCTGAATGCCCTCGGCACGTTCCACGATCGCCAGGGCAAGCAACAACTGCTAAAGGGCAGCGACTCCCTGAGTGCCGGCTGGGGACGGGTGTATGGCAAAAACTTCGACCAGACCTGGGCCGGCACCGTCAACCCGAAGGTGGATGGATCGCTGTACGGCTTCCAGGTCGGCACCGTGCTGCACAGCTCGCAATGGGACAGCGGCCAGATCCAGCAAACCGGTTTCTTCGTCGGCCACAGCCGCCTTCGCGGTGACGTCGACGGTTTCAACGGCGGCTTTGAGGGCAAACACGCCGGCAAGGTCGACCTGCGGGGCGACAGCGTCGGGCTGTCCTGGACACTCACCGACACCCAGGGCGCCTACCTGGACACCGTGGCCATGTACACCCGCCTTGACGGTGACAACGAGTCGGATCGCGGCTTGAAAATCGACAATGACGGCCATGTCGCGACACTGTCGGCGGAAGTCGGCTACCCCATTGCCCTGGGCGCAAACTGGCAGGCGGAACCCCAGGCGCAAGTGATCTACCAGAAAGTCGACCTCGACAGCCAGGACGATGGCATCTCGCGGGTATCGTTCGACTCCGACAGCGCCTGGACCGGCCGCATCGGCGGGCGGCTCAAGGGGCGTTATCAGGTCATGGGCAAGCCTGTGGAGCCGTATGTGCGGGCGAATGTCTGGCACACCGCTTCGGCGGAGGATACGGTGACCTTTGCCGGCACCGACAAGATCACCACCGAACAACGATCATCATCCCTCGACCTGGGCATCGGTGTGGTGCTGAGCCTGTCGCCCGACATCGCCGTATATGCCAGCACCGACTACAGCAGCAATATTGACAGCAATCAGCTGCGCGGAACCCAGGCGAATCTCGGCGTGAGAGTGAGTTGGTAA
- a CDS encoding SAM-dependent methyltransferase codes for MSVEDRYFEGLFAGSDDPWAFRQRWYEQRKRAITLASLPRRRYRAIFEPGCANAELSAALAECCDRLLCCDTASAAVALARTRLSLFDHAEVRHGRLPGDWPDESFDLIVLSEIGYYLDADDLQQVIRRAAQSLTADGQLLACHWRPTIDGCPLNARQVHDLLHEHLQLPRLVLHQEADFILELWSREPRSVAALEGLR; via the coding sequence ATGAGCGTTGAAGATCGCTATTTCGAGGGTTTGTTCGCGGGCAGCGACGATCCCTGGGCATTCCGCCAGCGCTGGTATGAACAACGCAAGCGGGCGATCACCCTGGCGTCCCTGCCCCGGCGCCGTTATCGCGCGATCTTCGAGCCGGGCTGCGCCAACGCTGAACTGAGTGCCGCACTGGCCGAATGCTGTGACCGCCTGCTGTGCTGCGACACCGCAAGCGCCGCCGTGGCGCTGGCCCGCACCCGCCTGAGCCTGTTCGATCATGCCGAGGTCCGGCATGGGCGCCTGCCTGGCGACTGGCCGGACGAATCCTTCGACCTGATCGTGCTCAGCGAAATCGGTTACTACCTGGACGCCGATGACCTGCAACAGGTAATCCGGCGTGCCGCGCAATCGCTCACGGCCGATGGCCAATTGCTGGCCTGCCATTGGCGCCCGACCATTGATGGCTGCCCGCTGAACGCACGCCAGGTGCATGACCTGCTGCACGAGCATTTGCAACTGCCGCGCCTGGTGCTGCATCAGGAAGCCGATTTCATCCTTGAACTGTGGAGTCGTGAACCGCGCTCCGTGGCGGCGCTGGAGGGGTTGCGATGA
- a CDS encoding autotransporter domain-containing protein, with product MKTSFTQQEIKVTFCTVSSSLLLCSSMEVQASPAEEETAPWYDQQVPVLSLPALATSYPGRFSAASDIRSSRLTTQEAAPSAWDQLYGQAARQAQTDYESQGSGLVGANQYKGPAILTLQSGSGHVQQVGLIGGTSQIQANGNGPLTNRALSDPNADTLNLQGQSLGAYWSLTGPQGWHVDLTASGGRVNGFSRNQQGARQATEGSAVTLSVEGGFPIGLTENWVVEPQAQLINQRITLDTPYAGSGNASSSDLTSWSGRVGARLKGSYDINGLGFEPYVRTNLWHTVYTGNTVSLDQVDKISSSRKSSTVEVGLGLVARVTPAVSLYVSADYSSDVDDNDLNGLIGSLGVRMRW from the coding sequence ATGAAAACCTCATTCACCCAACAAGAGATAAAAGTCACTTTCTGCACAGTTTCGAGCTCACTCCTGCTGTGTTCATCCATGGAAGTACAGGCCTCGCCTGCCGAGGAAGAAACCGCCCCCTGGTATGACCAGCAGGTTCCTGTGCTCAGTTTGCCCGCCCTTGCCACGAGTTACCCGGGCCGCTTCAGCGCCGCGTCCGATATACGAAGTTCACGCCTGACCACTCAAGAGGCCGCGCCCTCGGCCTGGGATCAACTCTATGGCCAGGCCGCACGCCAGGCCCAGACCGATTATGAATCCCAGGGCAGTGGCCTCGTCGGCGCCAATCAGTACAAAGGCCCGGCGATCCTCACCCTGCAAAGCGGCAGTGGCCACGTCCAGCAAGTCGGTTTGATCGGCGGCACCAGCCAGATCCAGGCCAACGGCAACGGCCCGCTGACCAATCGCGCGCTCTCCGATCCCAATGCCGACACCCTCAATCTGCAGGGCCAGAGCCTTGGCGCCTACTGGAGCCTGACCGGTCCACAGGGCTGGCACGTGGACTTGACGGCCAGCGGCGGACGGGTAAATGGCTTCAGTCGCAACCAACAAGGCGCCCGGCAAGCGACGGAAGGCAGTGCAGTGACACTCTCGGTTGAAGGTGGTTTTCCCATTGGCCTGACCGAAAACTGGGTGGTTGAACCGCAAGCCCAGTTGATCAACCAACGCATTACCCTGGACACGCCCTACGCCGGTTCCGGCAATGCGTCGTCCAGCGATCTCACCTCGTGGAGCGGCCGGGTCGGTGCCCGATTGAAAGGTAGCTACGACATCAACGGCCTCGGGTTCGAACCCTATGTGCGAACCAACTTGTGGCACACCGTGTACACCGGCAACACCGTGAGCCTGGATCAGGTCGACAAGATCAGCAGCAGTCGCAAGTCCTCCACCGTGGAAGTCGGACTGGGCCTGGTGGCCAGGGTCACCCCCGCCGTCAGCCTGTACGTCAGCGCCGACTACAGCAGTGACGTCGATGACAACGACCTGAACGGCCTGATCGGCAGCCTGGGTGTGCGCATGCGTTGGTGA
- a CDS encoding endonuclease/exonuclease/phosphatase family protein translates to MTSDSKRQAAHSMPLDTPPVVHRLRVLTVNTHKGFTAFNRRFILPELREAVRSTSADLVFLQEVVGEHERHSSRLNNWPQTSQYEFLADSMWSDYAYGRNAVYPNGHHGNALLSKYPIREYRNLDVSITGPERRGLLHCILDVPGHTEVHAICVHLSLLESHRQLQLELLCQLLESLPDDAPVIIAGDFNDWQLQGNATLARRDYLHEAFERHHGRPAKTYPARFPLLRLDRVYLRNASSHEPKILGSKPWTHLSDHLPLAVEVHL, encoded by the coding sequence GTGACCAGTGATTCCAAGCGGCAGGCCGCCCACTCGATGCCTTTGGACACGCCACCGGTGGTTCATCGGCTCAGAGTGCTGACGGTCAACACCCACAAGGGGTTCACCGCGTTCAACCGGCGCTTCATCCTGCCCGAACTGCGCGAGGCGGTGCGCAGCACCTCGGCAGACCTGGTCTTCCTGCAGGAAGTGGTCGGTGAGCACGAGCGTCATTCCTCGCGGCTCAACAATTGGCCACAAACCTCGCAATACGAATTTCTCGCCGACAGCATGTGGAGCGACTACGCCTATGGGCGCAATGCGGTCTACCCCAACGGTCACCACGGCAATGCACTGCTGTCCAAATACCCGATCCGTGAATACCGCAACCTTGACGTGTCCATCACCGGCCCCGAGCGCCGCGGGCTGCTGCATTGCATTCTCGATGTGCCGGGGCACACCGAGGTCCACGCCATCTGCGTGCACTTGAGCCTGCTGGAAAGCCACCGTCAGTTGCAGCTGGAACTGCTCTGCCAACTGCTCGAATCGCTGCCCGACGATGCGCCGGTCATCATCGCCGGCGACTTCAACGACTGGCAGCTACAGGGCAACGCGACCCTCGCCCGCCGCGACTACCTGCACGAAGCATTCGAACGTCACCATGGACGCCCGGCGAAGACCTATCCAGCGCGTTTTCCGTTGCTGCGCCTGGATCGCGTGTATCTGCGCAATGCCAGCAGCCACGAGCCAAAAATCCTCGGCAGCAAGCCGTGGACGCACTTATCCGATCACTTGCCGCTGGCGGTTGAAGTGCATTTGTAA
- a CDS encoding PIG-L deacetylase family protein, which yields MKTNPIVGQGTSLHQWQNSSHLAQLPAIDILDLVPAGKRAVIVAPHPDDEVLGCGGFMQLLAAADRPLQLISVTDGSASHPGSRRWPVERLSVVRPQESAEALRRLGLPLYSLKWLRGGFTDSRVAAQEAQLADFIERYLHADDVVFTTWREDGHCDHEAVGRATVVAAQRVGATVHELPVWTWHWATPEDRLVPWQRARKIPLSPAVVARKRHAIHAFAGQLEGDPQIGLPPVLAPYVIDRLLQPFEVVFV from the coding sequence ATGAAAACCAATCCCATCGTCGGTCAGGGCACGTCCCTGCATCAATGGCAGAACTCCAGCCATCTGGCGCAATTGCCGGCGATCGACATTCTCGACCTGGTGCCCGCAGGGAAACGCGCCGTGATCGTCGCCCCGCATCCGGATGATGAAGTGCTGGGTTGCGGCGGCTTCATGCAACTGCTGGCGGCGGCCGATCGGCCCTTGCAATTGATCTCGGTGACCGATGGCAGCGCCAGCCACCCCGGCTCCCGGCGCTGGCCGGTAGAGCGACTGAGTGTGGTGCGCCCGCAGGAATCGGCCGAGGCACTGCGCCGGCTCGGCTTGCCGCTGTACAGCCTGAAATGGTTGCGCGGAGGTTTCACCGACAGTCGCGTCGCCGCCCAGGAAGCGCAACTGGCCGACTTCATCGAACGTTACCTGCACGCCGACGACGTGGTGTTCACCACCTGGCGCGAAGACGGCCATTGCGACCATGAAGCGGTCGGCCGCGCCACCGTCGTGGCGGCACAACGGGTGGGCGCGACGGTGCATGAACTGCCCGTCTGGACCTGGCACTGGGCGACGCCCGAGGACCGCCTGGTGCCGTGGCAGCGGGCGCGCAAAATCCCCCTGAGCCCAGCCGTGGTCGCACGCAAGCGTCACGCGATTCACGCGTTCGCCGGCCAGCTGGAAGGTGACCCGCAGATCGGCTTGCCGCCGGTGTTGGCTCCCTATGTGATCGACCGGCTGCTGCAACCGTTCGAGGTGGTGTTCGTATGA
- a CDS encoding acyl-CoA dehydrogenase has translation MELQAFLQRQPTHYPDTEALGRGLRALVEAGLDQLPLPGRGQTLERFQCLTVVGGHDLGLCKLYEGHTDALAIIRQLGGPTPSSGTWGMWAAEPPHARVRVSRENGRVRLFGRKAWCSGAAVLSHALLTAWDEQNCQQLVAVALDQPGVTVTDQGWQAVGMGTTGSVEVQFDGAEGQAVGNPGDYLQRPGFWQGGIGIAACWYGAAQSLAERLRQHCAQREEPHALAHLGAVDRELHGAASVLRASAASIDAAPQANAERLARRARAVVEDAAEQVLRHVGRALGAGPYCKDPQFAQLSADLPVFLRQSHAERDLAALGQHAIKDTWTL, from the coding sequence ATGGAGCTTCAGGCGTTTCTTCAGCGACAGCCGACGCACTACCCCGACACCGAGGCGCTAGGCCGTGGCTTGCGTGCCCTGGTCGAGGCCGGTCTGGATCAGTTGCCGCTGCCGGGCCGTGGACAAACGCTGGAGCGTTTCCAGTGCCTGACCGTCGTCGGCGGGCATGATTTGGGGTTGTGCAAGCTGTACGAAGGCCATACCGACGCCCTGGCGATCATCCGGCAACTGGGTGGCCCGACGCCCTCATCCGGCACCTGGGGCATGTGGGCCGCCGAACCGCCGCATGCCCGGGTTCGGGTCAGCCGGGAAAATGGCCGTGTCAGGTTGTTCGGGCGCAAGGCCTGGTGTTCCGGCGCCGCAGTGCTGAGCCATGCCCTGCTGACCGCATGGGACGAACAGAATTGTCAGCAACTGGTTGCGGTGGCGCTGGATCAACCCGGCGTTACCGTCACGGACCAGGGCTGGCAAGCGGTCGGCATGGGCACCACCGGCAGCGTTGAAGTGCAGTTCGACGGCGCCGAGGGACAGGCCGTCGGCAACCCCGGGGACTACCTCCAGCGCCCCGGATTCTGGCAAGGCGGCATCGGTATTGCCGCCTGCTGGTACGGCGCCGCGCAAAGCCTCGCCGAGCGCTTGCGCCAGCATTGCGCGCAACGCGAAGAACCCCACGCCCTCGCCCACCTCGGTGCGGTGGACCGTGAGCTGCATGGCGCGGCCAGCGTGCTGCGCGCCAGTGCCGCCAGCATCGACGCCGCGCCGCAGGCCAACGCCGAACGACTGGCGCGCCGGGCCCGAGCGGTGGTTGAAGACGCCGCCGAACAGGTGCTCCGACATGTCGGTCGCGCCCTCGGCGCCGGCCCCTATTGCAAGGACCCGCAGTTCGCGCAGCTGAGCGCCGACCTGCCGGTGTTCCTGCGCCAGAGCCACGCGGAACGAGACCTGGCCGCCCTTGGCCAGCATGCCATCAAGGACACATGGACGTTATGA